A single region of the Metarhizium brunneum chromosome 6, complete sequence genome encodes:
- the CUL3 gene encoding Cullin-3 → MISGRGGAGARAGRIRPPRRIVRPNAAGEDGDFENCWNMLKEALRDIHNKSCGRLSFEELYRAAYKIVLKKKGGVLYERVKQFEEQWFAEHVIPKIEVLVTKSLINVGIDRNLASSVNERRQTGEKFLKGLRDTWEDHNMSMNMTADILMYLDRGYTQQEPNRVPIFATTIALFRDHILRSCLNTNSTNCVIDILISVILDQIDMEREGDVIDRTLIRSCSRMLSCLYEGEDENESSKLYLTVFEPRFLSNSESFYAAECQRLLRESDSSTWLRHTQRRLHEEVDRCGTTIELETLPKVSAVIEEQLIAKHLSEFIALEGSGLKWMIDNDKISDLSILYRLISRVDDKKVAVRDILQKRVVELGLEIETALRNTDFSTAQADGDEPAEGDKTKALNPAAQQTAAAVKWVDDVLRLKDKFDNLLVQCFQDDLIIQTCLTKSFSDFINMFARSSEYVSLFIDDNLKRGIRGKTEAEVDVVLDKAIVLIRYLLDRDMFQTYYQRHLARRLLHGKSESHDVEKQIISRMKQELGQQFTSKFEGMFRDLVTSSELTTTYRDHIRNVSDGEKVIDLNVSVLTTNYWPQEVMGRQASIGDGSRITCNYPHEVQRMQASFEQFYLSSRNGRKLTWIGTTGSADIKCIFPAIPGKSGALARERRYEINVPTFAMVVLMLFNDLQDGESLSFEEIQAKTSISTSDLMRTLTAIAVAPKSRVLAKDPLTKSVKPGDKFAFNSSFQSKTVRIKAPIINAVSKVEDSQERKTTEEKNNQTRAHIVDAAIVRIMKSRKELSHSQLVSEVLSQLVGRFKPEVSLIKKRIEDLIGREYLERPDEEGAPSMYRYVA, encoded by the exons ATGATATCTGGGCGAGGTGGTGCGGGAGCGCGGGCTGGCCGCATCCGCCCGCCTCGTCGCATTGTTCGT CCGAATGCCGCAGGGGAAGATGGAGATTTTGAAAACTGTTGGAACATGCTCAAGGAAGCTCTGCGAGATATTCATAACAAAAGTTGCGGCCGACTCTCATTCGAGGAGCTTTATCGGGCCGCTTACAAGATTGtcttgaaaaaaaagggcgggGTTCTTTATGAGAGAGTCAAGCAGTTCGAGGAACAATGGTTCGCCGAACATGTCATCCCCAAGATTGAGGTATTGGTGACCAAAAGCTTGATCAATGTCGGCATCGATAGGAACTTGGCTAGCTCGGTGAATGAACGTCGCCAGACGGGCGAAAAGTTCCTCAAGGGACTGCGGGATACCTGGGAGGATCACAACATGTCGATGAACATGACGGCGGATATTCTCATGTACCTGGACAGAGGGTACACACAACAAGAGCCAAATCGAGTACCGATATTCGCAACTACTATAGCTCTTTTCCGAGACCACATCCTGCGATCCTGTCTCAACACCAATTCGACTAATTGTGTCATTGATATTCTTATTTCTGTTATTCTGGATCAGATCGACATGGAAAGGGAAGGCGACGTCATTGACAGGACTCTAATACGTAGCTGCAGTCGGATGCTCAGTTGTCTCtacgagggcgaggatgagaaTGAAAGTAGCAAGCTCTATCTCACGGTGTTTGAGCCTCGATTCTTGAGCAACAGCGAATCATTCTATGCTGCCGAGTGCCAGCGCCTTCTTCGAGAATCCGACTCTAGTACGTGGCTGCGGCATACCCAGCGGCGTTTGCACGAGGAGGTAGACAGGTGTGGCACGACAATCGAGCTGGAGACATTGCCCAAAGTTTCGGCAGTAATCGAGGAACAACTCATTGCCAAGCATTTGTCAGAATTCATCGCCCTCGAAGGCAGTGGGTTGAAGTGGATGATTGATAATGACAAGATCAGCGACCTATCGATATTATACAGATTAATTTCCAGGGTAGATGACAAGAAGGTGGCTGTTCGAGACATCTTACAAAAGCGTGTTGTCGAGCTAGGCCTCGAGATCGAAACCGCCCTGCGAAATACCGACTTTTCAACGGCCCAGGCTGATGGAGACGAGCCCGCAGAGGGGGACAAGACCAAAGCGCTCAACCCTGCTGCACAACAAactgccgctgccgtcaAATGGGTTGACGATGTGCTACGCCTCAAGGATAAGTTTGATAACTTGTTGGTGCAATGTTTCCAGGACGATCTTATTATCCAGACTTGCCTCACTAAAAGTTTCTCTGACTTTATCAACATGTTCGCCCGGAGTTCCGAGTATGTGTCACTCTTTATCGACGACAATCTGAAACGAGGTATCAGAGGCAAGACTGAGGCTGAAGTGGACGTTgtcctggacaaggccatcgTCCTGATTCGATACCTTCTCGATAGGGACATGTTTCAGACGTACTATCAGAGACACCTGGCTCGCAGACTACTTCATGGCAAGTCTGAAAGTCACGATGTGGAGAAGCAAATCATATCTCGCATGAAGCAGGAATTGGGGCAGCAGTTTACCAGCAAATTTGAAGGCATGTTCCGGGATCTTGTGACGTCCTCGGAGCTCACAACAACATATCGGGACCACATCCGCAACGTCAGCGATGGCGAAAAGGTCATCGACTTGAATGTCAGCGTGCTCACCACCAACTACTGGCCACAGGAAGTCATGGGTCGGCAGGCTTCCATCGGCGACGGCTCCCGCATCACTTGCAACTACCCGCACGAAGTTCAGAGGATGCAGGCCAGCTTCGAGCAGTTCTACCTCAGCAGCAGGAACGGGAGGAAACTCACATGGATCGGCACAACTGGCAGTGCTGATATCAAATGCATATTTCCCGCAATCCCTGGAAAGTCTGGCGCGTTGGCCAGGGAGAGGCGGTATGAAATCAATGTACCCACGTTTGCCATGGTTGTGTTGATGCTGTTCAACGACCTCCAAGATGGTGAGAGCCTCTCCTTTGAAGAGATCCAGGCCAAGACCAGCATCTCCACGTCAGACCTTATGAGGACATTGACAGCCATTGCAGTGGCGCCAAAGTCTCGAGTGTTGGCCAAGGATCCCCTCACCAAATCCGTCAAACCCGGCGACAAATTTGCCTTCAACTCCAGTTTCCAAAGTAAGACGGTACGCATCAAGGCACCAATAATCAACGCAGTGTCCAAGGTCGAGGACTCGCAGGAGAGAAAGACTACAGAAGAGAAGAATAACCAGACGAGGGCCCATATTGTGGATGCTGCAATCGTGAGAATCATGAA atCTCGAAAAGAACTCAGCCACTCGCAGCTAGTTAGTGAGGTTCTCTCACAACTTGTCGGCCGATTCAAGCCCGAGGTGTCTCTCATCAAGAAGCGGATCGAGGATTTGATTGGGCGGGAATACCTGGAGCGACCGGACGAAGAAGGGGCGCCGTCAATGTACCGCTACGTGGCATGA
- the HAP2 gene encoding Transcriptional activator HAP2, with protein sequence MYQPQYGVPQQGMQQVPYGMPGIQAAAMAATAAASGSNYPYMHSDPSMPQTSPRMADGSKKDSRQSPRMNNMSQMPRRMSQVTSPGMPNAQGMMSHAAGRPVAPPQIPPGQAMPHPQSPEMPAGGAEESPLYVNAKQFHRILKRRVARQRLEEQLRLTSKGRKPYLHESRHNHAMRRPRGPGGRFLTAEEVAAMEREAKGEDGAKVEGGDNTSDKPTESVGSKRKSEAEARSPNKKSKTDAQNSEEDAAEDDS encoded by the coding sequence ATGTATCAACCACAATACGGCGTGCCGCAGCAAGGCATGCAACAAGTTCCGTATGGCATGCCCGGTATTCAGGCCGCCGCAATGGCTGCCACGGCCGCTGCCTCCGGCTCAAATTACCCCTACATGCACTCGGATCCCAGCATGCCTCAAACCTCACCAAGAATGGCCGACGGCTCCAAGAAGGACAGCCGGCAATCGCCGAGAATGAACAACATGTCGCAAATGCCCCGAAGGATGAGCCAAGTTACAAGTCCAGGTATGCCCAATGCCCAGGGCATGATGAGCCACGCCGCAGGAAGGCCAGTTGCGCCGCCCCAAATACCACCCGGCCAAGCGATGCCACACCCTCAATCGCCTGAAATGCCTGCTGGCGGTGCTGAAGAGTCTCCTCTCTACGTCAACGCGAAACAGTTTCACCGTATTCTGAAGCGCAGAGTTGCCCGCCAGCGACTAGAGGAGCAACTGCGACTCACATCCAAGGGCCGCAAGCCGTACCTTCATGAATCACGCCACAACCATGCTATGCGACGGCCTCGTGGCCCCGGCGGCCGCTTCTTGACGGCTGAAGAGGTTGCCGCCATGGAGAGAGAGGCGAAAGGAGAAGACGGAGCCAAGGTTGAAGGTGGCGACAATACCAGCGACAAGCCGACAGAATCTGTGGGAAGCAAGCGCAAGTCTGAAGCCGAGGCCCGGTCGCCCAACAAGAAATCCAAGACAGACGCACAAAATTCAGAAGAAGACGCAGCAGAGGATGATAGCTGA
- the smd1 gene encoding Small nuclear ribonucleoprotein Sm D1, whose protein sequence is MKLVRFLMKCANETVTIELKNGTIVHGTISSVSPQMNTALRTVKMTPRGQDPISLDTMNIRGSTIRYFILPDSLPLDTLLIDDAPKPKNKARKEAERAGRAGRGGRGGPRGRGRGRGRGRG, encoded by the exons ATGAAGCTCGTTCG GTTCTTGATGAAGTGCGCCAACGAGACGGTGACGATTGAGTTGAAAAATG GCACCATCGTCCACGGCACCATCTCTTCCGTCTCACCGCAGATGAACACGGCCCTGCGCACCGTCAAGATGACCCCCAGAGGCCAAGATCCCATCTCCCTCGACACCATGAACATTCGAGGCTCCACAATCCGATACTTCATTCTCCCCGACTCTTTGCCCCTCGATACGCTATTAATTGACGACGcacccaagcccaagaacAAGGCACGCAAGGAGGCCGAGCGGGCCGGACGCGCCGGCCGTGGAGGCAGAGGAGGCCCTAgaggacgagggcgtggACGCGGTCGTGGAAGAGGTTAA
- the MTQ2 gene encoding eRF1 methyltransferase catalytic subunit MTQ2, whose product MLPTPDTSHVPYSRVYEPAEDSFLLLDTLSSPSETAFLQTAFPSSSPAPLVLEIGTGSGIVVAFLNAHARTLFGHRHLLACGVDMNAFACRATVQTVLTAAAAHADSHGMYLGSWTGDLASALRPHEVDVLVFNPPYVPTPEMPVRPGTFADDDGGEPSWDDESYLLSLSYAGGRDGMETTERLVGMLPGVLSARGCAYLLLCRQNRPEEVARRIGELEGSWRVEVVGSSGKTAGWEKLCVLRIWRG is encoded by the coding sequence ATGCTTCCAACGCCAGATACATCCCACGTGCCGTACTCGCGCGTGTACGAACCGGCCGAAGACTCCTTCCTCCTCCTGGACACGCTCTCTTCCCCTTCGGAAACGGCCTTTCTCCAAACGGCCttcccgtcgtcgtcgcccgcgcCGCTGGTCCTCGAGATTGGCACCGGCtccggcatcgtcgtcgcctTTCTCAACGCCCACGCGCGCACGCTCTTCGGCCACCGCCACCTGCTCGCCTGCGGCGTCGACATGAATGCCTTTGCCTGTCGGGCCACTGTGCAGACCGTCCtcacggcggcggctgccCACGCCGACTCGCACGGCATGTACCTGGGCTCGTGGACGGGGGACCTCGCGAGCGCGCTGCGGCCGCACGAGGTGGATGTGCTGGTGTTTAACCCGCCGTATGTGCCGACGCCGGAGATGCCCGTGCGGCCGGGGACGTTtgcggacgacgacggcggggAGCCGAGCTGGGACGACGAGAGCTACTTGCTGAGCCTGTCGTACGCGGGGGGCAGGGACGGCATGGAGACGACGGAGAGGCTGGTTGGGATGCTGCCGGGGGTCTTGTCGGCGAGGGGGTGCGCGTACTTGTTGCTGTGTAGGCAGAACCGGCCCGAGGAGGTGGCGAGGAGGATTGGCGAGCTCGAGGGGTCCTGGAGGGTTGAGGTTGTTGGGAGCAGTGGCAAGACGGCGGGGTGGGAGAAGCTGTGTGTTTTGAGGATATGGAGAGGCTGA
- the Acad11 gene encoding Acyl-CoA dehydrogenase family member 11: protein MAGRVRQPIDEVAFSKFLGENVPEIKLPIDLKQFGFGQSNPTYQITAADARKFVMRKKPPGKLVSKTAHKVEREYRIMHALENTDVAVPKTYCLCEDDSIIGTPFYIMEFLDGRIIEDFTLPDVSPQERTAMWKAAIETLARFHAVDYKKVGLGQYGKPSGFYNRQIQTWSTICMAQEAIEDVETGEKVGRLPRFEETVGFFMNEQRQPADRTTLVHGDYKIDNLVFHKTEPRVIGILDWEMSTVGHPLSDVCNLLMQFYTARHSGAAPESAKGFLPGRTPGLPTEAQLLQWYAAITGYNPQPDMSWGMAFNIFKLAAVCQGIAARYARRQASSEKAKQHAVTRVPLAEFAWELAQEADGKAGSKL from the exons ATGGCGGGCAGAGTTCGTCAGCCCATCGACGAGGTTGCCTTCAGCAAGTTCCTGGGCGAAAATGTGCCCGAGATTAAGCTGCCGATTGACCTGAAGCAG TTTGGCTTTGGTCAATCCAACCCGACGTACCAAATcacggccgccgacgcgCGCAAGTTTGTCATGCGCAAAAAGCCCCCCGGCAAACTCGTCTCCAAGACGGCGCACAAAGTCGAGCGCGAGTACCGCATCATGCATGCCCTCGAAAACACCGACGTCGCCGTCCCCAAGACCTACTGCCTCTGCGAGGACGACTCCATCATCGGCACGCCATTCTACATCATGGAGTTTCTGGACGGCCGCATCATCGAGGATTTTACGCTGCCCGACGTGAGCCCGCAGGAGAGGACTGCCATGTGGAAGGCCGCGATTGAGACGCTGGCGCGCTTCCACGCCGTTGACTACAAAAAGGTTGGGCTGGGGCAGTACGGGAAGCCGAGCGGCTTTTACAACCGCCAGATTCAGACGTGGAGCACGATTTGCATGGCGCAGGAGGCGATTGAGGATGTGGAAACGGGCGAGAAGGTCGGCCGGCTGCCGCGGTTCGAGGAGACGGTTGGGTTCTTTATGAACGAGCAGCGGCAGCCGGCTGATCGTACAACGCTGGTGCATGGGGATTACAAGATTGATAACTTGGTCTTTCACAAGACGGAGCCGAGGGTGATTGGAATCTTGGA CTGGGAAATGTCCACCGTCGGCCACCCGCTCTCCGACGTGTGCAACCTGCTTATGCAGTTCTACACGGCTCGCCACTCGGGGGCTGCGCCAGAGTCAGCAAAGGGCTTTTTGCCCGGCCGCACGCCGGGTCTGCCGACCGAGGCGCAGCTGCTGCAGTGGTATGCCGCCATCACGGGTTACAACCCGCAGCCTGACATGAGCTGGGGCATGGCGTTTAACATCTTCAAGCTGGCCGCCGTGTGCCAGGGCATCGCGGCCAGGTACGCGAGGAGGCAGGCGAGCAGTGAAAAGGCGAAGCAGCATGCCGTTACGAGGGTGCCGCTGGCTGAGTTTGCGTGGGAGCTGGCCCAGGAGGCGGACGGCAAGGCTGGTTCGAAGCTGTAG